In the genome of Phragmites australis chromosome 9, lpPhrAust1.1, whole genome shotgun sequence, the window AAAACCTTCACCTCATTTATCTATCAAAGGCATAGCCTTTAAACTCCACATAAGTAAAGCCctcttataaatatgacatcTAGTACAAATTAtaccccaattgacatcaatgccaaaatggaagAATTTTGGAGGACTTGGTTTGTACATTAGCACTACCACTTATAGTACGAGCTCTCACAAAAAGTGTGTATTTCTCATAGATTGAGTGAAATCAAATGcacttatccaattatgaaCAATTTAAAGAGATCACACTATTCAATGGACTCAAGGGGTGTAAAGAGATACtgattgaaacaaattcaattgaaagCAAGTCAAGTATGAGTCCGAAATTAATATCTAAAACACATGTGTAATGGATTAGGCTCAAATTgaatatagcaaaattgttgacattATAACGAGTATTTCATTTATCATAAAGTATCAACATCTTATAAGCTTATATGTTCAACAAAGTCATTCAAAGTGGACTAAGATGAGAAAATTTAACACAACCCAACTTAAAAAAGCAAAAGTTGATATGTTTCTAACCAAAGATTATAAACCTCAAATAAAAGGATAAATTTTGTAatcttcatcaatattgcatataagagcaactcaagcatttgatatgaattattttacatatttgggattgaatgaatcataaacaatattatagagttcccacaaaatatgctacttcaaattgttcatatttgcaataaataggtttttaGGCCCTTGCAAGGAAAACAAATTATTGCAAgttattttcatgctatgatgcaacctacacaaagttgaatatttggcattaaatgcatgaattaagaacAAGTTACCTAAAAGATTTGGATTGATGTAGTAGATTATTGCTTATCTTTGTTTAGCTTCACTTTGACATAATCCTTCTTTataattccaattgaaatttaAGTTGAAGGAGAAGATCTTCTTTAggaataccaattgaaagaagaAGACCTTATTTATGATTTGTAATTGAAATGATCTTCCTTTTGAAAAGACTTTATCTATGAATGAGCCAAGCGTCCAATGCATCACTATTGTATCTAAAACTTATTCAAGTATAATTTGGTCCACAAACTCACTGGGTCCGACGAGGTTAGAAAAAATCTCAACATATAGAGCAAACACTCACATAAATGGTTCATTTGAATATGAAATAGATACTGATTGAATTCAATTGAAactctatgcaccttttagcCATTAAAAGCttttgagagaggcttactctatatgttggattttaaaaaaaagcaaacatgctatagatattaataattaaattaaacaagcatgctcATCACTTCTAAGATCTAacaaagatataatttggacaaaaatagcacATAAATCATACAAGGTTGTCCAAAATACATCTAAGTcacaagatcaacaaatgatcatttATGTTCAAAAGCTTATCTCAACCAAGTATATTTAAAATTATGAACAAATTTCACCAAAGAAACCAATCATTAGAAGCACAATATTGAAAGGAATATGATCAACAAATATTACCACTTCTATAATTACCAATTGTATGTAAATACAATGGTATATCGAGATATCTCAAAATGATAATTGCAAAATAACATGTATCAACTTTATTTTAACAAAGCATGTGATGAAAGTTTAGAATTAAGCATCATGCTTCAAGCCatattcttcacaaaatcaactaGTATAAGTAATTTTTCATAAAGCTATTAGTTGGTTTGATCTGAATGAGAAAATGATTCTAATTGAAATCTTGGGATTACAAGAGAAGAATAAAACATAATGAagatctcaagtttcaattaaaACAACATAAtgatcaattaatggatatgTTGTGACACTACGTCTAATGTGAGCTTTccataccacatagatgctagataacCAATTATATCAATTCCAAGTTGTATTCCTTAATTATTCATAATTCATGAGTAACTAATATGCATGAGGTGTAATACTCCCCCGTAATGTAATAATTCATTAAATTTTCAAAAGAGCCAAAGATATTTCAATGAAATGAATAATATTAAATAGGCACTAGCGGTCAGACTAGGAGAAGGCGCGGTCAAACCGCTGGAAGCAAAAGACTCAGAAACCTCTCTATATGactttggcggtcagaccggcaccCTGACTATCAGACCACTGGAAGTAGAGATTCCAAAAATCCTATTTGACTATGTATCTATCACAAAGCTATGAATTTTAAGAACACTTATATCTTTAAAATCATTGTGATATAGTGTTACCGATGAAATGAAATTGGATAGATGATAATGTTCTTCACATGACTTggcacttttagcactttgatgaaTTCTTCAACTTCAAATAATTTTGCCAAGTATCCAATACTCTCATCTTCACCTATGGATCATTTTTTAGCTTTTTGGTCCCTAACATTGTTGGGTCCTAAGATATTAGTCATAATAGACTTGGTAACCTAAATAGTCTTTTTCTCTTTTAAGCCACGTTGAGTACTTATTAATTTGGCAAACATATTGCCAATTTTACCCttcctaagcaaataattattaTTGACAATTTAAGATTTAGGATAGATACCTTAGAGACATGATAAAGATAAATGTCCCTTCTTGCGGCATATATAACATATTTTGCCTTCAAGCCTCTTCACTTGAGGCTTCTCGCCTCGATGATCATTTGATTAACCCCTTGTCATATATGTTCTTGACTTGACTTAGggtctcttctttttttgtttgtcaTCTTGATGAGAACCTTCTTGATCTCTTGATGATAATGGATCTTCTTTCTTCATAGACTTCTTGTCTTGTTGCTTCTTGATCaaggttttcttcttcttcttaaaaGGGCAATACCGAACGTGATGACCctccttcttgcacttgaagcaagtgatgaatGTGGTGGTCATCTATTGACATTGACCCTTCTTCTTAGCATTGTTAGACTTGCTCTTTTTTATGGAATTAAATTCAAGTTCACTATTGTCTTTTGGATGCTTTGGTCTTTAAGCATCTCATCTAGAGTGGTCTTCCCTTTGAATCACAtagtcaaatatttttttaaagaattgatttgatccttgagctccttAATTTCCTCTACAAGGTTAATTACACAAGTGGAACTAGAATAGACATTTTTGTTAAAGCAACAAGGAATAATaggcaattcatcattggatacAAAGTTCTCATCAAATGAATTGCTAGGattagcacatgttaaatctatgtTATGCAAGGAAAGTGTGCTATTATCCTTACGAGGTTCATATGATTTTACAGCTGTGAGaattacctcatgagctatttctggCTAGATATGAGAAGCTACAAGACTTTCCTGAGTGCACGAAAGCTCattatgattttcttgtagTTCAACTTACTTGCTAGTTAGTTTCTCAAGTTGAGCCCTTAgctcaacattttctttcttcaaagatgcTATATAAGAAATAGAGTTAGAGGCGCAAGCATTattaataggagaaatagtagATTTATCCTTAGatatagaaataaaattagAACATGTTATAtttaaatccactagaggcataacatctaatttataaataaataaacatgtttaatcttaagatccccataaagattgGATAAAGAACTATATGATTCAACTAGCAAAACATTTGAATGTTTTGaaccaaaataaatatgctccaaAATTAAAACATAACATGATGCATAAGAAAGCAATAAACAATAATATtatgcacaactaaacaatGTAACATACTTAAGGCTAGAGACTAGATACTTCAATGTAAATACTTATTACCGAGATGGTATTGATTCATAATGTAGAAAGTTTGTCCTCAAACTTGACTCTATTTTGGAATAAGGTGTGAAATTACTTCTTCACATATGAGCCAAGCCTCCAATGCCTCTTCAAGTACCTATCCAATAATTCAAGCACTTTGCAATAATCAAACCTTGTTGGGTTCTTTTATGTTAgtcacaagagatttaggcaccaAAATGACCTTCGCATGAATTTTTGGTGAACAAACCTTAGCAATTATGGTATCATTTCTAGCATTCCTAAGCAAATAATGATAATTGAATATAATAGGCATAGGAGTATTATCATTTGAGCAATTCTTACCAATATGCCCTTTCTCTTGGCAATTATAACAAGTTATATTTTTACTTCTAGTCACATTGACTTGCTTCTTGCCTTTTTTATGTCTTTGACATCTCATCAAGCTTGCTAGGACAACTCGGGGCAAACTATCCCATTTCCTTGCAATTGAAGCACAAGATGTGAGcgagatctttttttttcttttttcttttttcttactcATCTTCTTTGTATCTTGATATTTCTTTTGATGCCTTCTATTGTGCCTTGTACGGTTGTTCTCCTTTTTCTTGGTGTGAAAACCAAATCCACTCTTATCATTTATGCTTCTTTGTTAATTTAAAATATCACCAAGAGAGGTCTTCGAGTTGTAGcatccttctagtttctttttcaattttttaatcTCCTCTTTTAGCTCTTTGTTCTCCTCTGCAAGGTTAGTATCAATAAGCATAGAGGAACAACTAGCATCTATATTTTAGTTACAAGGTATATCTAGTAAtttatcacaagaagtggacATCATCCAAGTCCGAGTCCTAATGCTTTTTTTAGGCtcatcatcaactcttcacttgagcttgatgacgatGTTCATCCTCGCTTTCCATCTCGATCATCGCTTGATCTTTcgaaagcttgatgaagttcacttgattgattcccatgcaccaagcatgaAAGACTTctctcttcacttcatctttatCCGATTCATCACCAAGACATGAAACACAAGCATAAAGCACATAAGTTGTCCACTAaatttgtcttgatcttgctcttctaaTACGACATATTAAATATCTTAATTCAATACTTTCCTttatatagaacctaaccccattCAGTTAGGCACATATTAATAGTTAGTCTATAAAAACTAAATAGATAATCTCATATCTTTAATCACTTAATCTCTACAAGTGACTTAACCTTCACATAACTTGGAGCATTGCCCTTATGCAGACGATGGTCAGATTGTCAAcccctggtggtcagaccactagACACTCAGAACACTCAAAGGGTAGGTTTTTCGGTTTCTCTCAAAGTGAATTCATCATTTCGGATTTTCGATTTCTCTTAAAGTGAATTCCTCATTCATGATTTTCAGTTTATGTTAAAGTGAATTCCTCACTCAAGATTTCTAGTTTCTCTCCAGGTGAATTCCTCAATAACTCCATGCTCAATCCTCTGTACATCATCTATGGAACAATCTACTAACAATTatcaacataattattagttcatatatattattattaattatcaaaatcactcTTATgggctagatgcaccttcaaCAAGTACGTTCATTGTGATTCATCATGTTCGTCTGGCCTGTTTTTCTGTTGTTTTCGTCCAGGAATATATTACATAGATATATGTTTAGGATAGACTCTTACTATATGATAATACTAATTGATATGTTCCTATTCATATTATATTtaagaattaaattaaatctaaaagtgcaTGTTTGTCCAATAGGAACAACATATTTAATGTTTGATAAATAAAGTAGAAATAGACATCTAAATTTATATTGAATAGAACTCAAATTTAGGTAATATTGACATACATCTATGCGCACAACCGAGTTAAGCTTAATTTCCCTCCCTAAGAAATATATCAGTTACCTCAAGAAAAGATAAGCATCTAAGTTATGCCCATGCACAAATTCGAAATTCTAATAATAGAGAAACAACCTTAAGTACAATTATTTTACATCCACGTTTTATGTCCTCCAATTTACGTACGATCCACCATCTAAGTGATTAATTTGAGCTCTCTAATCTTTGCGTTGTTCCTCACGTAAAGAAATATGGAAATGCTATGTATACGGCGCAGCCACCCAACTGTGTTCCCACTCCGTGTGCTACAGGGTTCTGTAGTAATTACGCTACAGTACACTAGTCGGAACGGTCGGTCGGATGGTTTGGTGGTACATATAGCAGTTCCTAAAGAAATAATCTTTGGGCTGTGCAAAAGTTGTACTTGAAAGGTTATACGTATGTTCCTTTCCTTGAAAGAAGTATATTCCGATCGATTACCTACACTACAGGCTTGAGAGCATACTGGAGAATTGCAAAGATTCGACCTCGGATGGTCATAAATCGAAATTATTATTGCAAAAGAAAAGATGCACAATATGTATGTGCATATGTCCCACATAGTTTCATCAACAACAGCAACGAAAGGCACCAGATGACGTGATTAAACAACACGAGACGTATGCAAACATGGGCATGGCACCATGGAGCCAACTGAGTGCAAAAGTGGCCCCTTTCCACCAAATGTCGGCCCCGGATAAGAAAACTACGGCCATTAGTTTTGAGGGCCAACCAAGCCATCCATTGGACGTCGCAAAAGATTTCAAGCAGTTTTTATTGTCCCTCTCCCACTACGGTTGGAGGTAGCCACACTCACTCAAACTTTTTTTCTGTGCAATTTGTCAAAAAGAGAGCTAGCTCTCCAACTTTAGTAACTAATACATGccatcaaaggaaagaaaacttGTCATTATACTTAGTTGTAATATATAAAGGAGAGCTCAATTCATGCTTTCATGAGCTCTATGTTTACTAAGTACTATAAGGTCGTgggaaagagaaagagaaagttaGATAAATACAGGCCGTAATATACTTTGGCGTCAAATCATGCTTAACAAACTCATTAAAACGTGGTCAGTTGCTTTGCCTCAATCGGTGGTCCAGCTTGATTAGGATTTCTAGTGGAGAGTGGACGCTCGCGTCATCTCCAACGTACGGATCAAAGTGTTGCTTTCGCTTGGTCTTTTCAGCTTTATTAGGCACCGTAATTGCGCTGTTAAGGCAAGGAACGGACGGGGCTACGTTTGGGTTGAGTGGGAGCTAGGGCCCTAGAACTGCTGCTGAGGTGTCACGCCACGTTAAGATAATTCTCAATGTTTTATTTCTAAGTGATATTTCAGAGAAGAGAGAGTAAGAAATTAAGGTTAAGAAATAAGCTTCAATGCATGCATATGTATTACTTATTCTttaaagttttttaaaataatttattatctcacaatCATCTATGATCGTTCAAagagctatttttttatataaaaagttATATCTCTCTTTTTTAATAGTTTGCTATATTAGTTTTTTACTTATATaaatatctaattaatattaaattaTATTAGAGCATTGAGAGAGAGCCTAGCTAAGGGCGTTTTCCGGTGGAACAAAGCTAGCGACCATTCCCATCCTGTGGGCGTGCGGGGATGACGAGGCAAAAAGGCCCTGCAGGGATATTTCCGCTAGCATAGGCTTTGATTCAAATGAAACCAGTCCCTATAGAAAAACGAGAAAAGGTTTCCGAACTTGAAAGAGGATCCTACTTTGTCATCTTAATGCATCTACATGTGAAATCTCGCTacgattttttataaaaaattgggATCTTACTTTTTTCCGGATGTATTTGAAGACATACACTAATTTAACGCGTGAGTAAAGTACGAGTTTGTGAATACCGCGAAAATAACTACGCAATTCGACTAGCTACTACTGTCGTACGTAGTCGGCACATCCGGGCCGTCGGGTTCCGATCGTGGGCCCGAGCGCCACCGGAACAGCGGCGTCAACGCGCGCCATGTGGTTCCACCCTCGTGGGCCCCGCCTCAAGCGACAAGTCCCGGTGCCCGTGGTGGGGTAGCCGCCACGTCGGTCCGAGGCGGCCGAGCAGCGACGACGACGTGACGTCGCCCGCTTACCGCTTGGGCACACGGGACGGGCGTACCCGTGGGCTGGGACTCATCGCGAGCCCTCCCGCCACGTGTGGCGCGCCATGACGTCACCTTTCTCTCGTCCCGGGCTGCGATGCGAACCTGCGATTGCGTGGAGTTGGGATCGTCCCGGGCGGACACCTTCCTTTCCGTTCCGTGCCGTTCCGTTGTGCTTGACTGCAGTGACTTTCTCACTTATTCGTCTCGTCCAGCACAGAATCAGGTGCTGTTTAGTTAGATTTTTCTGTCTTCTGTTTTTTTAAAGCTATAAATCTAACTAAATAGATTGTTGAGAAGTTGTTTTTTGAAAATCTGAAAATAtggtttttaataaaataaactaaaagctgagaagttAGTTGAAATAAGCTTTTCTAAttagttaaaaatttattgcaaaaGATAATATAGAAAAACCACCAATCATCAgtcaaaaatcaaaaatcagcttttaaaaaaaaaaacaaaaaccttAGCATAACCAAACACAGGTTCAGAATACTACCTAGCAAACGAGTGCGAAACATCGCCATTGCGTGATTCAGAGGCTTCGAAACACTGGAGGCCTCAAAATTGGTGGTACCTTCCCTACCCAAAACAGATGTCGTTTAACAGGTCGAGAAATAGCAATTGTTTTTGTTTTATGAGACAAGTTTTTTTCCGTCGACGCAATGTCAATTGCGTACTTACTGGCAACGGGTGGTCTAGAGATGAATATGCAGTTGCTGTAGAAAGATCATATTGGAACTTTACGCGTTAGTTCCTTTCTAATTTTGTGCGCAGAAAGCTCATAACGACGTGGACACCCTGAGTGCGCATAAAGGTTGCCCTATCTTCATGACGTAGGAATGAACTACATACATAAAGATGATTCTAGGTCTTATGTCATAGTGACAGGCAAAATTGTGAGTCTAGGTCTTATGTCATAGTCCTTAGACGACTGGACACCACTGTTATAACTAGAAACATGCAGCTCAAAGAGATTTTGCCTGAAGACAACTTCATGAATGGTGACGTATACCCTGAAGACAACCTCGATCTTAAGTTAGtataaatttttatatatatccACCATAAATTCTATATAGTGGTGTTCCTTCCTTACAAGAAGTTTCTCTAGCTAGTTCCGCTACTACTGATTCAGACTGCTCCTGTCAGGAGAGGTTTTCAGAGTCCGAACTCACGACCCGTTTGGAACGGGATATTTCTGCAGGAATTATGCGGGAATCACACTATTTCATATGAAATTTCCTTGCTTCGAAACGTGGCCTAATATTTGGACGATTCATCTTGGACTTTGATTCACAGTCCTTAGTATTCCCCAAGGCTCATGATGAAAATTTAGGAGTTACAGTTGCGATTTTGCCTTCAACAATTGCTCTGCTTTGCTTGTTCCATCTTACACCACCATCAGCCAACCGGCCAAGCTAGCTGCCCCTTCTCGAGCAGCCACGTGACGCCACCCGGCTCCCACCTCTCCCCGTCACCTTCGGCCTGACGTCACGCCCCCATGTgcgcctcccctccctctctctctctctatatatcaCCTCCTCCCACTCGTCGTCCCGCCCGGATCTTGACACACTACCAGCTAGCTGTTTAATTCCGTTAATTTGTAGGAGCAGCAGCTCGCTAACGACACGCCTCCCTCCACTCCAAGTCTTCTCCACCCTCAACCAACGCTGCAACACGCGCGCGTCTTCACATGCAGGGAGGAGGTGGCGTGAGCTGCGCGGTGGCCGGCGAGGCACCGTCGCCCGCGGGAGTTCACCTCCGTGCCGGCGGCGGGGGCGCTCGGCTGCTGGGCCTGACCATCGATCCTGCGGGCGACGTGGAGGCCCCCGCGGAGCGCATCGGGCGGCTGGTCCGCGAGAGCCCCGTGGTGATCTTCGCGCGGCGCGGGTGCTGCATGTGCCACGTGATGCGGCGGCTGCTGGAGGCCGTGGGCGCGCACGCCACCGTCATCGAGCTGGAGGAGGCCGCCGAGGAGgccgcggcgtcggcggccgccgctgccgccgtgcCGGCGCTCTTCGTCGGCGGCGTTCCCGTGGGCGGGCTCGACGGGCTCATGGGGCTCCACCTCAGCGGCCGCCTCGTCCCGCGCCTAAGGGAGGTCGGCGCGCTCTGCGGCTAGCGAGGCCGTGTCCGTAcgtcgccggccggccggccggacgGGCGCGTCTGTTGCTTGGTGCCTGTAGATATACGGTACGTTACGTGGTTTGGAGCAAAATGGCCTGTGACGTTAATAAGACGTCGTCGTTGTACTACTGCTTTGCTTTGCTGGGGGCATGGCGCTTGCGGAGCTGAGGGGGCTGGAGTGAGAGCGTTGGCTAAAGTCGAGGGCCTTTGTGAGAAATGTCTGGGTCTAAATGTAATTAACACTTTTCTTCTACAGCCGTTGTTAGTTTCGTCTCTGTCGTGCCTGTGAGTCTGTGACGACGTACGTATGCAGCTACTGTGCGTCCTCTCTGGCTCctctttggtgttttgtttGATTGATCGATCGATCAACCTGCAATAGAAAGAACGGAATACAAAATGGGAAAGTGTACATGTGTCAGGTCAGGTGTGCATGTAGCTGGAGTGGACTGTACATGCATGCAATATAATGGTTGCTGAGATAAGGTATTTAAATCAGGAGTGAATGTCGGACAGCCACGATGCAAACTAAAAAACTGTTTTGCTCTTATCTTAATATGAAACGGCAGAACTGCCTGATTAGGAGTGATGGTGTTGCCGTAGACGTCACCCGAAAGAAGGCTGATCGAGCTGCATGTTGCCTTATTGCATAGGCAGGTAGCAGTGCACCGGCTGGCACGCACAGACTCTTAATCCCTAAAAGGAAACGGTCGCCGGCCTGCAGCGACTTGGCCAAATGATTATCCGAGTTATCAAAAGACTATCATCACTGAACCTCTGTGGTAAATTACTGAACTGCTCACGCGATTCGGCTTCTGCAGGGAGAGAAATCACGACCTGTTCAGTCCAGTTGGAGAGTTGCTTCCCGGTGCCGGGGTTATGTAAAAGTTCTGGCCGTGCGCATGGGATCGATCCATGGCAGCGAGCTACTTGCATGCTATAAGGGGGAGATAGAGAAGCTGGTTAATCAATTAGCAAAGTGAATATTTGCACCCGATCCCGTGCATGCGTACGAAGAGAGTACTGCTGCTCTcccaaccatgcatgcatgcatgcatgagagcTTGGGAAAACTCAGCCGAGTCTGTTTGTACGCTTACCTGTGACCGCATCTGGATTCCTCGACCAGGAGCTTGGCGAGTAGCAACGCGCTAGCTGCACAAGTACGTCGTCAAGTCAGAGGCGAAGAGATGGGCATCGATCGCTGGCGCTCGCGCGCACCAGGTCTACATTCAGACAACTGCCCGCCTTTCCACAAAGAACCAACGCTTCCTTGTCTCTAGCCTTTGCCCTGCGGCCTGCTCGTGGCTACACTACGCTCGCCGGAACTCCAAATGCAGAGTCGCAGATGTGCAGCGCTCCAGGTCATGTGACCCTGCGCGTGTCTCCTGAGGATGATGGAGGGCTCACATGGGCTGAAAGAAGCTGCAGGGTGTTAGTGGCCCAACGAGTATATATGTTTAGGCCCGGTCGGTGCAAATTAGGGCGGACACTCTAGCCCGCGTTTTTCTTGCCCAGCATCGGCTGCGTCTTcgttttcctctctctctcaaaaaaatgaAGTTATGTCTCTTCTCAAGCATGATTGACAGTGCTGACAATtgcctagtttttttttcatataagcATCCATGGGCCTAGAGTTACAAAAGTAAGCACGGGAGACAGACTTTTCTATTTCTAAAAGGAACGTGTGTGCCACAGTTGGTGCTCGAGCTACTGGACCCAATGGGAAGCAGGGAACTGACCAAGACCAAGGCCGGTCGGGCTAACAGGCCGGCAGAAGAGGACTCGAGCATCCAGGCCCAATGTCTTGTACCTGCTGTCGGTGTGGAGCTACTCAGAACGGGTATTTATagataaattttaaattttattataaatagttataggttCTGTCTCTATAAAAGTGTCTGTGATATCGAGTTTATTATAGACGGTTTCAAAAACATCTGCAATACACTTAGACACGTACAGATTTTCTTAGATATCCGTCCTTACGTAGTAAGAGTCATAGATGATAGATGACGTTTGTTTAAACACGCATATGATTACTAAgagttacaaacatattttatttgaatCCATCTGTGTTTATTGTcatagacatatttttttataaaaaaaaccatTTGTCTCTCTTTtcccctataagcaaatttgcttcctaaAAAAATGTCACACATATACA includes:
- the LOC133928590 gene encoding glutaredoxin-C7-like — encoded protein: MQGGGGVSCAVAGEAPSPAGVHLRAGGGGARLLGLTIDPAGDVEAPAERIGRLVRESPVVIFARRGCCMCHVMRRLLEAVGAHATVIELEEAAEEAAASAAAAAAVPALFVGGVPVGGLDGLMGLHLSGRLVPRLREVGALCG